A genomic window from Oceanobacillus timonensis includes:
- a CDS encoding GH36-type glycosyl hydrolase domain-containing protein produces MTEQFIHSFTSNRLTISFLNSGDIYRIQHGDILINQILSNSLDGSLQNIYLRIFEEDGNISATPLLGVHSNSTFSIGVNKAKWTGNVAHVDYEVIFHLHQSTWFWEVNLTGETKQADLIYGQDLGLANQGAVQANEAYVSQYIDYQVFTNPQQGHVISARQNQPQAGQHPYLQQGALGKTIGYSTDGFQFFGLSYKTTNQPEALTQQQIANQIYQYEFAYTALQSETFLLNGEQQFVFYGHFQPNHPEAVTQQEFVDEIQLAWQEMSKQETNYETKPTLTWSDAFAEPLQADSMTAKEITDYFPERKLEEYQDGQLLSFFTNTYEHVVLKEKEQLLERPHGHILLNGNNEKVRDDVFTSTSYMYGIFNSQVSAGNVEFNKWMTNSRNPLNRLKTAGQRLYIKLNEQYQLLTMPSLFEIGFNYTRWYYKTAEDLIIVTNFTMLDQKQVQLQVESKSGKAYPYILTQQITEPFLSTMQTEDSFAYFEKKQKDESVYPDLHFQLMITGSDVTFQDERLLVSNVQSKEASLLVAELTATSQFTVTIQGDVRKPVSSLKVMDFAQETERYRKFYQQLLRGFHLEIDGSKQPAMEKLNTLAWWYTHNMLVHFSNPHGLEQYGGAAWGTRDVNQGPLEYFMSTGNYQIVRDIIQSVYSHQYQDKGNWPQWFMFDQYTSTQQEESHGDVIVWPLKVIGDYLEATGDTSILEEKLAYMDHTEKHFTTEQYSLWHHIEKQIEYMEQNFLHGTYLPAYDDGDWDDTLQPANPAFKTNMVSSWTTALLYQSLTKMAKISKKHGYTQTAKWEKLAQSIQQDVKTYMLDDKVMPGFIYMEDTAHAEKILHPSDQRTGIQYRLLPMQRAIISELFTKEQAEDHYQLIRNKLYFPDGVRLMSQPAPYNGGVSTHFKRAEQASNFGREIGLQYVHAHIRFIEAMAKLGKPNEVWQGLAVINPVGIKDVVANAELRQSNAYFSSSDGKFATRYQAAKEFEKLRTGKATVKGGWRIYSSGPGIYMNQLISNALGIREVQDHIIIDPVLEAELNGLQFDFHCLNKPVTFVYHQTEVERKVVVNGQDIQTVTLNNPYRMGGFQLDKEDVAALLTDSQTNRIDIYM; encoded by the coding sequence ATGACAGAACAATTTATACATTCGTTTACATCCAATAGATTAACTATTTCCTTTTTAAATAGTGGTGATATATATCGTATTCAACACGGAGATATTCTCATTAATCAAATTTTATCGAACAGCCTAGACGGTTCCTTACAGAATATATATCTACGTATATTTGAAGAAGACGGTAATATTTCTGCCACACCTTTATTAGGCGTACATTCCAACAGCACTTTTTCAATAGGAGTAAACAAGGCAAAGTGGACAGGAAATGTTGCACACGTTGATTATGAGGTGATTTTTCACTTGCACCAGTCTACTTGGTTCTGGGAAGTAAATTTAACCGGGGAAACGAAGCAAGCTGATCTCATCTATGGGCAAGATTTGGGGTTAGCTAATCAAGGAGCTGTTCAAGCGAATGAGGCATACGTTTCTCAATACATTGATTACCAGGTTTTCACGAACCCTCAGCAAGGGCATGTAATAAGCGCTAGACAAAACCAACCGCAAGCAGGTCAGCATCCTTACTTACAACAAGGCGCATTAGGTAAAACTATTGGCTACTCTACGGATGGCTTTCAATTTTTTGGTTTATCTTATAAAACTACCAATCAGCCAGAGGCATTAACACAGCAGCAAATAGCAAATCAAATTTATCAGTACGAATTTGCATATACCGCACTTCAATCTGAAACCTTTCTGTTGAATGGCGAACAACAATTTGTATTCTATGGACATTTCCAGCCGAATCATCCAGAAGCGGTGACTCAACAAGAGTTTGTTGATGAAATACAACTAGCTTGGCAAGAAATGAGTAAACAGGAAACAAACTATGAGACCAAACCAACGTTAACATGGTCTGATGCGTTTGCAGAACCACTTCAGGCCGATTCTATGACAGCCAAGGAAATAACTGACTATTTCCCTGAACGAAAATTAGAAGAATATCAGGATGGTCAGTTGTTATCCTTTTTCACGAATACGTATGAACATGTTGTGTTAAAAGAAAAAGAACAATTACTTGAACGTCCGCATGGACATATCTTATTAAACGGAAATAATGAAAAAGTTCGAGACGATGTCTTTACGTCCACTTCTTATATGTATGGAATATTCAATTCTCAGGTATCAGCCGGCAATGTCGAATTCAATAAGTGGATGACTAATTCTCGTAATCCGCTTAACCGTTTAAAAACTGCCGGGCAGCGTCTCTATATCAAGCTAAACGAACAATACCAACTATTAACCATGCCTTCTTTATTTGAAATTGGCTTTAATTATACACGTTGGTATTACAAAACAGCAGAAGATCTGATTATCGTTACTAATTTTACTATGTTAGACCAAAAACAAGTCCAGCTTCAAGTAGAATCGAAATCAGGCAAAGCATATCCTTACATTCTGACACAACAAATCACAGAACCATTTCTTTCTACTATGCAAACAGAAGATTCTTTTGCCTATTTTGAAAAAAAACAGAAGGACGAATCAGTGTACCCTGATCTACATTTTCAATTAATGATTACCGGAAGTGACGTGACGTTTCAGGATGAACGATTACTAGTGTCAAACGTCCAATCAAAGGAAGCCTCTCTTTTAGTTGCTGAATTAACTGCTACTAGTCAATTTACGGTAACGATTCAAGGAGATGTACGAAAGCCTGTATCATCATTAAAAGTAATGGATTTCGCACAAGAAACGGAACGATACCGCAAATTTTACCAACAGTTATTAAGAGGGTTCCATTTAGAGATTGACGGTTCCAAACAACCTGCGATGGAGAAACTGAATACACTTGCCTGGTGGTATACGCACAATATGCTGGTTCATTTCTCTAATCCTCACGGTTTAGAACAATATGGCGGAGCTGCCTGGGGAACGAGAGATGTAAATCAAGGGCCTCTTGAATATTTTATGTCAACAGGGAACTATCAAATCGTGAGAGATATTATTCAAAGCGTGTACTCTCACCAATATCAAGATAAAGGTAATTGGCCGCAATGGTTTATGTTTGATCAATATACCTCTACTCAACAGGAAGAAAGCCACGGAGACGTAATTGTTTGGCCATTGAAAGTAATTGGTGACTATTTAGAAGCTACCGGGGATACTTCTATATTAGAAGAAAAGCTCGCTTATATGGATCACACGGAAAAACATTTCACCACAGAGCAATATTCTTTGTGGCATCATATTGAAAAACAAATAGAATATATGGAACAAAACTTTTTGCACGGCACCTATCTGCCTGCTTATGATGACGGAGATTGGGATGATACATTACAGCCTGCTAACCCAGCATTCAAAACAAATATGGTTAGTTCATGGACAACCGCATTACTGTATCAATCATTAACCAAAATGGCCAAAATCAGTAAAAAACACGGCTATACACAAACTGCAAAATGGGAAAAATTAGCTCAATCCATCCAACAAGATGTCAAAACGTATATGTTAGACGACAAAGTAATGCCTGGATTTATTTACATGGAAGATACTGCCCATGCCGAAAAAATACTGCACCCTTCTGATCAACGCACGGGCATACAATATCGCTTATTACCGATGCAACGTGCGATTATTAGTGAGTTATTCACGAAGGAGCAAGCAGAAGATCATTATCAATTAATTAGAAATAAGCTGTATTTCCCAGATGGCGTACGTCTTATGAGCCAACCAGCTCCATACAATGGAGGTGTTAGCACTCATTTCAAACGTGCTGAACAAGCAAGTAACTTCGGGCGTGAAATCGGCCTTCAATATGTACATGCCCATATTCGTTTCATTGAAGCCATGGCCAAATTGGGGAAACCAAATGAAGTATGGCAAGGGTTAGCTGTCATTAATCCAGTCGGTATCAAAGATGTTGTAGCTAATGCCGAGCTTCGTCAAAGCAATGCCTATTTTAGTAGTTCCGACGGTAAATTTGCTACACGCTACCAAGCAGCCAAAGAGTTTGAGAAACTTCGTACAGGAAAGGCAACTGTAAAAGGGGGCTGGCGTATCTACTCCAGCGGTCCCGGAATCTATATGAACCAACTTATTTCTAATGCTCTAGGAATTCGAGAAGTACAAGATCATATCATTATTGATCCTGTACTTGAAGCTGAACTAAATGGTCTTCAGTTTGATTTCCACTGTCTGAACAAACCAGTCACCTTCGTTTATCATCAGACCGAAGTAGAACGCAAGGTAGTGGTAAATGGCCAAGACATCCAGACAGTCACATTAAATAACCCTTACCGCATGGGCGGATTCCAATTAGATAAAGAAGATGTAGCAGCATTATTAACAGATAGCCAAACCAACCGGATAGATATTTATATGTAA
- the bglX gene encoding beta-glucosidase BglX codes for MSKLESLLNQMTLQEKIDQLTQLATPFFKGAKDAGEITGPMLAMNIGEENIKNTGSVLGASGAANIRAIQEKHLEENRLKIPLLFMSDVVHGYKTIFPIPLAIGCSWNTQLAEESARIAAKEAAVSGIHVTFAPMVDLVRDPRWGRVMETTGEDLYLNSEFAKAQVRGFQGNNLKESTEHVAACVKHFAAYGAAEGGRDYNTVNMSDRQLQELYLPAYKAALDEGCKMMMSSFNTIDGIPATANQTLMNGLLRQEWGFDGVMISDWGAVKELIPHGVAADKAEAAAKTLRAGTDIEMMTDCYISHLHELVETGNIEESIINQSVLRILQLKEDLGLFENPYRGADAAKEEEVIMSPSHRTATKQVAAESSVLLKNEQVLPLTTSQKVALIGPFANSGDILGQWSWLGSKEDAVTLQQGMGKKAEQELLISKGCEVENINSSSLEEAIQIGKKADVIVVALGEDSIMSGEAGSLTDIQLPEAQLHLLAALAKLEKPIVTILFNGRPLDLHGVIEHSDALVEAWFPGTEGGNALADLLYGDQNFSGKLTMSFPYSVGQVPVYYNHYNTGRPKGAADAQVRYVSQYLDSPNEPLFPFGYGLSYTTFSYQELQLSTDQLKTDDTLTISIKVSNKGRRSGAETVQLYIQDVVGEVVRPVKELKGFQKINLGAGETKEVQFTLTEEQLRYYHADMSYTSDPGEFNIFVGPNSKETTSQSFRLI; via the coding sequence ATGTCCAAGTTAGAAAGCTTACTAAATCAAATGACGTTACAAGAAAAAATTGATCAATTAACACAACTTGCAACACCTTTCTTTAAGGGCGCCAAAGATGCAGGTGAAATTACCGGTCCTATGTTAGCTATGAATATTGGAGAAGAAAATATTAAAAATACTGGTTCTGTTCTTGGCGCCTCTGGTGCAGCAAATATTCGCGCTATACAAGAGAAACACTTAGAAGAGAACCGGCTAAAAATACCATTATTGTTTATGTCTGATGTGGTACATGGATATAAAACAATCTTTCCAATCCCATTAGCAATCGGTTGTTCATGGAATACACAGCTCGCAGAAGAGAGTGCACGCATTGCCGCTAAAGAGGCAGCAGTTTCCGGGATTCATGTCACTTTTGCTCCTATGGTAGACCTTGTAAGAGACCCTAGATGGGGCAGGGTTATGGAAACTACCGGAGAAGATCTCTATTTAAACAGCGAATTTGCCAAGGCACAAGTACGTGGTTTTCAAGGTAATAACTTAAAAGAAAGCACCGAACATGTAGCAGCTTGTGTGAAACATTTCGCTGCATATGGAGCAGCAGAAGGCGGACGTGATTATAATACGGTAAATATGTCTGATCGGCAACTTCAAGAATTATATTTACCTGCTTATAAGGCAGCACTCGACGAAGGCTGTAAAATGATGATGTCTTCTTTTAACACCATAGATGGAATTCCTGCTACCGCAAATCAAACCTTAATGAATGGACTCCTTCGTCAAGAATGGGGCTTTGACGGTGTAATGATTTCTGATTGGGGAGCAGTAAAAGAGCTGATTCCACATGGGGTGGCAGCGGATAAAGCGGAAGCAGCTGCTAAAACACTACGTGCGGGAACAGATATTGAAATGATGACCGATTGTTATATCAGCCACCTTCATGAGCTAGTAGAAACCGGCAACATCGAAGAAAGTATAATTAATCAGTCTGTCTTACGCATCCTTCAGTTAAAAGAAGACTTAGGTTTATTTGAAAATCCATATCGCGGAGCAGATGCTGCTAAAGAAGAAGAGGTAATTATGTCGCCGTCCCATCGAACAGCAACCAAACAAGTTGCTGCCGAAAGCTCGGTACTATTAAAGAATGAACAGGTCTTGCCTTTAACTACCTCACAGAAAGTGGCCTTAATTGGTCCATTTGCTAACAGCGGCGATATCCTTGGGCAATGGTCTTGGCTAGGTTCCAAAGAAGATGCTGTGACACTCCAACAAGGAATGGGGAAAAAAGCAGAACAAGAATTATTGATATCCAAAGGTTGCGAAGTAGAAAATATTAATTCTAGTTCATTAGAGGAAGCAATCCAAATTGGGAAAAAAGCAGATGTAATAGTCGTAGCTTTAGGGGAAGATTCTATTATGAGTGGTGAAGCAGGTTCATTAACAGACATTCAGTTACCTGAAGCACAGTTGCACTTACTAGCTGCTTTGGCCAAACTAGAGAAACCCATTGTAACGATTTTATTTAATGGACGTCCACTTGACTTACACGGTGTCATAGAACATTCCGATGCGTTGGTAGAAGCTTGGTTCCCTGGTACAGAAGGAGGAAATGCATTAGCTGATCTGCTATATGGAGACCAGAACTTCTCAGGAAAATTAACCATGTCCTTCCCTTATAGTGTTGGACAAGTACCTGTCTACTACAATCATTACAATACCGGTCGACCTAAAGGTGCTGCTGATGCACAAGTAAGATATGTATCCCAGTATCTCGACAGCCCTAATGAACCATTGTTTCCATTTGGCTATGGCTTAAGTTATACTACTTTTTCTTATCAAGAGCTTCAGCTTTCTACTGATCAATTGAAAACTGACGATACTTTGACTATTTCCATCAAGGTAAGCAATAAAGGCAGACGTTCCGGAGCAGAAACAGTACAGCTTTATATTCAGGATGTAGTTGGAGAAGTAGTAAGACCTGTGAAAGAATTAAAAGGTTTCCAAAAAATCAACTTAGGTGCAGGAGAAACGAAAGAAGTGCAATTTACTTTAACGGAAGAACAACTTCGCTATTATCATGCAGATATGAGTTACACAAGTGATCCAGGTGAATTCAATATATTTGTAGGGCCAAATAGTAAAGAAACAACCAGTCAATCATTTCGATTAATTTAA
- a CDS encoding extracellular solute-binding protein, producing MTAKKKLLGLLLFGVVMNLAACSSDESNTDENTIRVWTMSDGLDEFVTEYEEETGINVEVQTIPWDNAHDKLVTAVASGEGPDVLQIGSTWIEEFAEAGTFMDLTDYIDNYENLSPKNFYESSVAFTDFEGETVGIPWYVDTRVLFYRTDILADVGYPEGPATWEEMIDASEQLAARGDDQYAIDLEFDDIHFPYIFAWQHGWEYEMDKEADNFEKSSFRDAIALYQLFYDNGYSQLGEGKEFFQSFSDGSKPMFFSGPWDVHTIQDRVPEIEGDWSTRVMPSAENNDSMMGGAHLTVFHNSQKREQALDFINWMADSETQVKWYEFIGELPANLEAWDDPILADDEMMSTFGEQLEATPSSPVVPHYERIGGELLDSLEKIIRGGEDIDESLEEFISQADSILNR from the coding sequence TTGACGGCAAAGAAAAAACTATTAGGATTGCTTTTGTTTGGTGTAGTGATGAATTTGGCAGCGTGTTCTTCAGATGAGTCGAATACGGATGAGAATACTATTCGAGTTTGGACAATGTCTGATGGATTAGACGAGTTTGTGACAGAGTATGAAGAAGAGACTGGAATAAATGTCGAAGTACAGACAATACCCTGGGATAATGCGCACGATAAATTAGTGACAGCAGTGGCTTCTGGAGAAGGACCAGATGTTTTGCAAATAGGTTCGACCTGGATAGAAGAATTTGCAGAAGCGGGTACCTTTATGGATTTGACCGATTATATTGACAATTACGAGAATTTAAGTCCGAAAAACTTCTATGAGAGTTCGGTTGCTTTCACAGATTTTGAGGGAGAGACGGTTGGGATACCTTGGTATGTTGATACGCGGGTGTTATTTTATCGGACTGACATACTGGCAGATGTAGGTTATCCGGAAGGTCCAGCTACATGGGAGGAAATGATCGATGCCTCAGAACAATTAGCAGCACGTGGAGATGATCAATATGCGATAGATTTAGAATTTGATGATATACACTTTCCCTATATATTTGCCTGGCAGCACGGTTGGGAGTATGAGATGGATAAGGAAGCGGATAATTTTGAAAAATCAAGTTTTCGTGATGCGATAGCATTATATCAATTATTTTACGATAATGGCTATTCTCAACTAGGAGAAGGGAAGGAATTCTTCCAATCGTTTAGTGACGGATCGAAGCCGATGTTCTTTAGTGGACCATGGGATGTCCACACGATTCAAGACAGAGTGCCGGAAATTGAAGGAGACTGGAGTACACGTGTCATGCCATCTGCCGAGAATAACGATTCAATGATGGGAGGTGCCCATTTAACGGTATTCCATAACTCTCAAAAAAGGGAACAAGCACTAGATTTTATTAATTGGATGGCTGATTCAGAAACACAGGTGAAATGGTACGAGTTTATTGGAGAATTGCCAGCTAATCTGGAAGCTTGGGACGATCCAATCCTTGCCGATGATGAGATGATGAGCACGTTTGGTGAGCAGTTAGAAGCTACACCATCATCACCAGTTGTTCCACATTATGAACGAATCGGTGGTGAACTTTTAGATAGTTTAGAGAAAATCATTCGTGGCGGTGAAGATATTGACGAGTCTCTGGAAGAATTTATTAGTCAAGCGGATAGTATTCTGAATAGATAA
- a CDS encoding carbohydrate ABC transporter permease, producing the protein MNNFKMKMTPFLFIGPAVIILILFAFLPILVALVLSFTDTNLVGLANHSDINFIGIRNYINLLSDGNFLQSIGNTFFYVIIGVPLSVGSSFLIAVFLHSVGRWLASTFRVIYYVPSVTNIVAIAVVWGFLYNQEYGLFNYLLSLVDIGRVPWLEDPFVAKLSLILLAVWKSNGVSMLIFLAALQSIPRTYYEAADIDGANRWQKLRYITIPSMSFATFFVTITTLIGWMQFFEEPFVMTEGGPLNGTNSIALFIYQEGFQYSEFGYGAAASFILFAFIIIATLIQFKFRNKDQSL; encoded by the coding sequence ATGAATAATTTTAAAATGAAAATGACACCGTTTTTATTTATTGGTCCGGCAGTAATTATTTTAATATTGTTTGCCTTCTTGCCAATCTTGGTGGCATTAGTATTGAGTTTTACCGATACCAATCTAGTCGGTCTGGCGAACCATTCCGATATTAATTTCATTGGAATTCGTAACTACATTAATTTGCTTAGTGATGGTAATTTTCTTCAATCCATAGGGAACACTTTCTTCTATGTGATTATTGGTGTACCGTTGTCAGTTGGCTCTTCCTTTTTGATTGCGGTATTCCTTCATTCGGTGGGCAGGTGGTTAGCTTCTACCTTTCGAGTTATTTATTATGTACCGTCTGTTACAAACATTGTGGCGATTGCGGTAGTGTGGGGATTCTTGTATAACCAAGAATATGGGCTGTTCAACTATTTATTATCTCTAGTTGATATTGGCAGAGTACCTTGGTTGGAGGACCCATTTGTGGCCAAGCTATCTTTAATTTTATTAGCTGTTTGGAAGAGTAATGGTGTTAGTATGTTAATTTTCTTAGCCGCATTACAATCCATTCCGCGTACGTACTATGAAGCAGCTGATATAGACGGGGCAAATAGGTGGCAAAAATTAAGATACATTACCATTCCATCGATGAGTTTTGCAACCTTTTTCGTTACAATTACTACTTTAATCGGCTGGATGCAATTCTTCGAGGAACCGTTTGTAATGACAGAGGGTGGACCGTTAAACGGCACAAATTCGATTGCTTTATTTATCTATCAAGAAGGTTTCCAATATAGTGAATTTGGTTATGGTGCTGCTGCCTCGTTTATTCTGTTCGCATTTATAATTATAGCAACATTGATTCAATTCAAATTCCGAAATAAAGATCAATCATTGTGA
- a CDS encoding carbohydrate ABC transporter permease: MYLRNRLEKKIVVIILTIGGILVSLPFIWMILSSFKNDQEVLSVPPTLFPQDPTLEHYINLFQNLNFDVYLINTLIIVLCSMVGLLLNTMAGYGFGKFQFKGKEIWFIVVLVTMMLPAQVTMVPTYLILNEMGLTNTMSGIVLPGLVAAFNIFLIRQFMVTIPDALIEAARLDGAGEFYIFFRLILPLSMPVIAVQIILTFIAAWNSFLWPLIVANDESLYTLSVGLALLQDQNVTNYGLQMAGSAFMVVPIIIIFIIFQKYIMEGFNISGIK, from the coding sequence ATGTACTTACGAAATAGATTAGAAAAAAAAATTGTAGTGATTATATTAACGATAGGTGGTATCTTAGTTTCTCTTCCCTTTATTTGGATGATACTAAGTTCTTTTAAGAACGATCAAGAAGTGTTGAGTGTTCCACCAACATTGTTTCCTCAAGATCCAACATTAGAACATTATATTAATTTGTTTCAGAATTTAAATTTTGACGTTTATTTAATCAATACGCTCATTATCGTTTTGTGTTCGATGGTTGGTTTGCTGTTGAATACAATGGCAGGTTATGGTTTTGGTAAATTTCAATTTAAAGGGAAAGAAATTTGGTTTATCGTTGTTTTAGTTACCATGATGTTACCTGCTCAAGTGACAATGGTTCCTACTTATTTAATCTTAAATGAAATGGGGTTAACAAATACGATGAGTGGGATTGTCCTTCCAGGTTTGGTTGCAGCGTTTAATATCTTTTTGATTAGACAGTTTATGGTGACGATTCCGGATGCTTTAATAGAAGCTGCACGATTAGATGGTGCAGGTGAATTTTATATTTTCTTCCGTTTGATTTTACCTTTATCTATGCCGGTGATAGCTGTGCAGATTATTTTGACCTTTATTGCAGCCTGGAATAGCTTCCTATGGCCGTTAATTGTTGCAAATGATGAATCGCTGTATACACTATCCGTTGGTCTGGCGTTGTTACAGGATCAGAATGTAACTAATTATGGGCTACAAATGGCAGGTTCTGCTTTTATGGTTGTGCCAATCATCATTATTTTTATCATATTCCAGAAATATATTATGGAAGGCTTTAACATTTCGGGCATTAAATAA
- a CDS encoding LacI family DNA-binding transcriptional regulator, translated as MATIKDVAKLAGVAVSTASYALNNNGRISQTTRDKVLKAAKELNYRKNGMASDLKRTKTNTIALVLSDLSGPFYSELIKGVQDIATANGFDLIACSSIGGKESTAVKFLMEKRVDGAIILANNISDAITRQAAQGGLPLVVLDRKMQEEHIYHVKIDNVEGGFKATEYLIEKGHRHISYISGPVDSYDNKNRMKGYQRALAKHQIKEYSKWNLKGDFTKEGGYRATRLLIAQGELPTAIFYGNDEMAIGGLQVLKENQIRVPEDISIIGYDDIQLSEYVTPSLTTIKHPKYEVGALSVHLIFQLLEGTQINEQYKLSTELVERESVMAKDNR; from the coding sequence ATGGCAACGATTAAGGATGTAGCGAAATTGGCTGGTGTGGCAGTATCGACAGCTTCTTACGCATTGAATAATAATGGGCGAATTAGCCAGACAACAAGGGATAAGGTGTTAAAAGCAGCCAAGGAATTAAACTATCGAAAGAATGGTATGGCCTCAGATTTAAAACGAACAAAAACCAATACCATTGCTCTGGTTTTGAGCGATTTATCAGGACCGTTTTACTCGGAGTTAATCAAAGGTGTGCAAGATATCGCGACAGCGAATGGCTTTGATCTAATTGCTTGCAGTTCTATAGGTGGAAAAGAATCGACTGCGGTTAAATTCTTAATGGAGAAACGTGTCGATGGAGCCATTATTTTGGCTAATAATATTAGTGATGCGATTACTAGGCAAGCAGCTCAAGGAGGTTTGCCACTTGTCGTATTAGATCGAAAGATGCAAGAAGAGCACATCTATCATGTGAAAATTGACAATGTGGAAGGAGGCTTTAAGGCTACTGAGTATTTGATAGAGAAGGGACATCGTCACATTTCGTATATTAGCGGACCTGTTGATTCGTATGACAATAAGAATCGGATGAAGGGATATCAAAGAGCACTTGCTAAACATCAAATAAAGGAATACTCGAAATGGAATCTAAAAGGAGATTTCACTAAAGAAGGTGGGTATCGAGCGACAAGGCTGCTTATTGCACAAGGTGAATTGCCAACAGCTATCTTTTATGGAAATGATGAGATGGCTATTGGAGGTTTACAAGTACTTAAGGAAAATCAAATTCGGGTTCCGGAAGATATTTCTATCATTGGTTATGATGACATTCAGCTTTCTGAATACGTCACACCTTCTCTGACTACAATTAAACATCCTAAGTATGAAGTAGGTGCTCTATCTGTTCATTTGATTTTTCAATTGTTGGAGGGTACACAAATTAATGAGCAATATAAATTATCAACAGAGTTGGTTGAAAGAGAGTCAGTAATGGCTAAAGATAATAGATGA
- a CDS encoding prolyl oligopeptidase family serine peptidase: MLVHKVYEQAGNDILPYLFHTPHQLADQTTKKWPFVLFLHGAGERGNDLKEVTKHGFAMKMMETENQDASFIFVAPQCAEDSYWTEELPMLDGLLDEIIKKYPVDEQRVYLTGLSMGAIGAWNLALQQPDRFAAMVPVCGSVRLPEHRAKEFSQTYSKAEIWKRLEVLQDIPIWAFHGEVDEVVPMDETAEIINYLKQYNDQVRLTIYPGVGHDSWVPAFQDKSLYTWLFKHKK; the protein is encoded by the coding sequence GTGTTAGTCCATAAAGTGTACGAACAAGCAGGTAATGATATACTCCCTTACTTGTTTCATACACCCCATCAATTAGCGGATCAAACAACAAAGAAGTGGCCTTTCGTTCTGTTTTTGCATGGTGCAGGAGAACGCGGAAATGATTTGAAGGAAGTAACAAAACATGGTTTTGCCATGAAGATGATGGAAACAGAAAATCAAGATGCATCGTTCATATTTGTGGCGCCTCAATGTGCAGAGGATTCATACTGGACGGAAGAATTGCCTATGTTAGATGGATTGTTAGATGAAATCATCAAGAAGTACCCAGTTGATGAACAACGAGTATATTTGACCGGGCTAAGTATGGGTGCAATTGGTGCCTGGAATCTTGCCCTTCAACAACCAGACCGTTTTGCGGCAATGGTGCCGGTTTGTGGCTCGGTTCGGCTGCCGGAACATAGAGCGAAGGAATTCTCGCAAACCTATTCTAAAGCAGAGATATGGAAGCGGTTAGAGGTGTTGCAAGATATACCGATTTGGGCGTTCCATGGTGAGGTAGATGAAGTGGTGCCAATGGATGAAACAGCTGAAATAATCAATTACCTAAAACAGTATAATGATCAAGTTAGGTTAACGATTTACCCTGGGGTAGGACATGATTCTTGGGTTCCCGCTTTTCAAGACAAAAGTCTTTATACATGGCTGTTTAAACACAAGAAGTGA